Proteins from one Podospora pseudoanserina strain CBS 124.78 chromosome 1, whole genome shotgun sequence genomic window:
- a CDS encoding hypothetical protein (COG:K; EggNog:ENOG503NYFP), translating to MKLNFRGCVTAGVVRNLMGGFHSRRGATSELGTLGWSADFLRPDIRPLSIGDRPQKSRQHQQDRRQAEQTTTGMDISALDPMLRSSNGGSGSGNGSTSTSSNGPGNAPTPPAPVHGAPGAQPPASSLNAQHHHDRLPQLQAHHPQQQHQLRPQQQQWQPPHHHQPQIPHTNHPISAFSPQTPASTATVNTSSTPANTTAPSSIAVNTPNNSYHHHNSPGDEHHSPGGAAGGLDPKKPRACESCRGLKVRCDPDPADPDGPCKRCAKAKRECVITQPTRKRAKKTDSRVAELEKKIDMLTASLQATRPQTSGTSTGGLHGPGSDPQAHQAAQALVSSADWRGTSHDQSGGRPGTDYGRYAGGGERYGQQQSMSTSLPPLSSTISSSTPAVAGQKRKMTQVTGEEERAAVALAGANFKSEDGAAKVADVVDRGILTMNMAEELFMRYTQQMCYHLPGVVFPAGVTVGEVRANKPILFLSLMAAASSEIPSLQKTLTKELMQVFAEKIIVDGHKSLELVQALQVAVIWYWPPDRFEELKFYQLVHVAAVMAIEIGLGTKKMSRGGFKRHVSQAWRDHPMRGTPLDPTTLEARRAWLTCYFLATNTAMALHRANLIRWTPFMAECIDVLESSPEAVPTDKYFCHLVWTHKLAEEVGIQFSMDDPSSTPNIADSRTQYALKGFERELERYSENIPRELQQPSLKMSFHVISLYMHEIATHSDCPDDCRLGPNPDTPLASDAPLTQAHINALSACLTAIDGIFDTFLSLDVHTTRCLPVFNFVRVAYAVVVLIKLYFAASSTKSELGKVINKDHMKVEQHLDKLLEKFRATAAEDRSRPAAKFLLVLVMLRSWFQKQKQNQSGTGSNGSNTASDTPQSSLQTPSYPGPSGTDSKHPNVPTPVPSQTPNQPTHPSLAPPFNSYQKWRPPLQTVPPPAPTMIRVFSLLLLHHHRGQCNKTGVITPHLNNNSLILPMHLTFPGWATRPGC from the exons ATGAAATTAAATTTTCGCGGGTGTGTAACAGCGGGTGTAGTACGCAATTTAATGGGAGGATTCCATTCTCGGCGCGGCGCCACTTCTGAACTCGGGACTCTCGGTTGGAGCGCCGACTTTCTTCGCCCTGACATTCGACCGCTCAGCATCGGTGATCGGCCTCAGAAAAGCCGTCAGCATCAGCAAGACCGTCGGCAGGCCGAACAGACAACCACCGGCATGGACATCTCGGCGCTTGACCCCATGCTCCGCAGCAGTAACGGCGGCAGTGGAAGCGGCAACGGCAGCACCAGCACTTCCAGCAACGGCCCAGGCAATGcgccaacacctccagcCCCCGTTCATGGGGCGCCGGGCGCCCAGCCGCCAGCGAGCTCGCTGAAtgcacaacaccaccatgataggctcccccaactccaagcccatcatccccagcagcagcatcaatTGCGcccgcagcaacagcaatggcaaccaccacatcatcaccaaccccaaatTCCCCACACTAACCATCCAATATCGGCATTCTCCCCACAAACACCTGCATCAACCGCAACCGTCAACACCTCGTCCACTCCAGCCAATACCACGGCCCCCAGCTCCATTGCTGTCAACACCCCTAACAATtcatatcaccaccacaacagtcCCGGTGATGAGCACCACTCTCCAGGCGGCGCTGCCGGTGGACTAGATCCCAAAAAGCCCCGTGCCTGTGAATCATGCAGAGGTCTCAAAGTTCGTTGTGACCCAGACCCGGCTGACCCAGATGGCCCTTGCAAGAGATGTGCCAAAGCCAAACGCGAGTGCGTTATCACCCAGCCCACGAGGAAACGAGCTAAAAAAACGGACTCACGGGTGgcggagctggagaagaagattgatATGTTGACTGCTAGTTTGCAGGCCACCAGACCGCAAACTTCTGGCACATCGACAGGAGGGCTTCACGGGCCAGGTTCAGATCCCCAGGCTCACCAAGCTGCTCAGGCTCTGGTATCTTCAGCGGATTGGAGAGGAACTAGCCATGATCAAAGCGGCGGCCGACCTGGTACGGATTATGGGAGGTatgcgggtggtggtgaacggtatgggcagcagcagtcaaTGTCGACATCTCTGCCTCCGCTGTCGTCGACGATATCGTCTTCAACTCCCGCTGTAGCTGgccagaagaggaagatgacacAGGTcaccggcgaggaagagagagcTGCTGTTGCACTGGCTGGAGCAAACTTCAAAAGTGAGGACGGTGCTGCCAAGGTGGCAGATGTGGTTGATCGGGGCATCTTGACCATGAATATGGCTGAAGAGTTGTTCATGAGGTACACACAGCAGATGTGCTATCATCTCCCTGGTGTTGTGTTTCCGGCTGGGGTCACGGTGGGAGAGGTTCGGGCAAACAAGCCCATCTTGTTTTTGTCACTGATGGCGGCTGCTTCGTCTGAGATTCCGTCTTTGCAAAAAACACTGACAAAGGAGCTAATGCAAGTCTTTGCCGAGAAAATCATTGTGGACGGCCACAAGAGCTTGGAGCTTGTACAGGCCTTACAGGTGGCTGTTATTTGGTACTGGCCGCCAGATCGGTTCGAGGAGCTCAAGTTTTATCAACTTGTTCATGTAGCTGCTGTGATGGCTATTGAGATTGGACTGGGGACCAAGAAGATGTCGAGAGGTGGGTTTAAACGACACGTCTCTCAGGCTTGGAGAGACCACCCCATGCGCGGGACACCGCTTGATCCGACAACACTGGAGGCGAGAAGAGCGTGGTTGACGTGTTATTTTTTGGCCACCAACACGGCAATGGCACTTCATCGGGCGAATCTGATTAGGTGGACGCCGTTCATGGCAGAGTGTATCGACGTGCTGGAGTCTTCCCCGGAGGCTGTGCCGACTGACAAGTATTTCTGTCATTTGGTTTGGACGCACAAActtgccgaggaggtcggGATTCAGTTTTCCATGGACGATCCTTCGTCTACGCCGAATATTGCTGATTCCAGGACCCAATATGCGCTTAAGGGGTTTGAaagggagctggagagaTACAGTGAGAATATTCCAAGGGAGTTACAGCAGC CGTCTTTAAAGATGAGCTTCCACGTTATCAGCCTCTACATGCACGAGATCGCAACCCATAGCGATTGTCCTGATGACTGTAGGCTGGGACCCAACCCAGACACGCCACTGGCCTCGGATGCCCCTCTCACACAGGCACATATCAACGCCCTCTCCGCCTGTCTTACCGCCATCGACGGCATCTTTGACACATTTCTCTCACTTGACGTCCACACGACACGGTGCCTCCCAGTTTTCAATTTTGTCCGCGTGGCCTATGCCGTCGTCGTGCTCATCAAGCTCTActtcgccgcctcctccacaaaaagTGAGCTCGGCAAGGTGATCAACAAGGACCACATGAAAGTGGAGCAGCACCTCGACAAACTCCTCGAGAAATTCCGCGCCACCGCAGCAGAAGACAGAAGTCGACCCGCCGCGaaattcctcctcgtcctggtTATGCTCCGGTCTTGGTTCCAAAAGCAGAAACAGAACCAAAGCGGCACTGGCTCCAACGGCTCCAACACCGCAAGCGAcaccccccaatcctctCTCCAAACACCCTCTTACCCAGGCCCGTCAGGGACTGACAGTAAACACCCCAACGTCCCCACTCCagtcccctcccaaacccccaaccaacctaCCCACCCGTCGCTAGCACCCCCCTTCAACTCTTATCAGAAATGGCGGCCGCCTCTGCAAACGGTgcctcctcccgccccaaCAATGATCAGGGTAttctccctccttcttcttcatcatcatcggggGCAATGCAACAAAACTGGGGTAATTACCCcccacctcaacaacaacagcctgaTACTTCCAATGCATTTGACATTCCCGGGATGGGCAACCCGGCCTGGATGCTGA
- a CDS encoding hypothetical protein (EggNog:ENOG503PIKM): MFIKLASFLALAATVTATTPFHTTNATSLYQDNGHGIKWTGVITPGQPKTTLFGTVDEIYNYILAINPNYVAQPLDKSDLALLASPWNEPGTTKLVARQRSKYLDKFPSPVCRVMATGNSRSLDPIINELDILGGICEAPKDACRRVGCKSTTAGYLCGEYGNAAVVACTDVSRRLEVIKRDCCSVIADFGGKPVSGHSKRYDYGVYAGYGNCNHGEDSSPADYPYPGGGINGKC; this comes from the exons ATGTTCATTAAGCTTGCCTCCTTTCTGGCTCTCGCAGCAACTGTG accgccaccaccccgtTTCATACCACCAACGCCACCTCCCTGTATCAAGACAACGGCCACGGCATCAAATGGACAGGCGTAATCACCCCCGGTCAGcccaaaaccaccctctTCGGCACCGTTGACGAGATCTACAACTATATCCTCGCTATCAACCCCAACTACGTCGCCCAGCCTCTCGACAAGTCCgatcttgccctcctcgcctccccctgGAACGAACCCGGGACCACCAAGCTAGTCGCCCGACAAAGGTCAAAATACCTCGACAAGTTCCCCAGCCCCGTGTGCCGCGTCATGGCCACGGGCAACAGCAGATCCCTCGATCCCATAATAAACGAACTGGATATTCTTGGTGGAATATGTGAGGCTCCCAAGGATGCCTGCCGCCGTGTTGGGTGCAAGTCGACTACGGCTGGGTATCTTTGTGGT GAATACGGCAACGCAGCTGTGGTTGCATGTACCGATGTGTCACGTCGTCTGGAGGTGATCAAGAGGGACTGCTGTTCGGTGATAGCTGATTTTGGCGGAAAACCCGTGTCGGGACACTCCAAACGTTACGACTACGGTGTGTATGCTGGGTATGGGAACTGTAATCATGGGGAGGATAGCTCGCCGGCTGATTATCCTTATCCTGGGGGTGGGATTAATGGGAAGTGCTAG
- the BEM3 gene encoding Rho GTPase activating protein (COG:T; EggNog:ENOG503NVRI) — MSQLDHDQHHHHPDGRSSVASTPPRSMDSSFQDSPTIGRTQVLTHGYSSNSPSSSPLSAANPRSRPKPAPSPLHSSSVVSPPTSPGPTRAEFPSAASVPRIVTTAPEDRQAQASEKTYFNSDSSGSTTPEERSPGPAPSSSQQFPNEARSASDPVVAAKGPSGGLTQSQSTPSIMAGPSSVRAEPAKGPARNSSMDSAISQISSRSTPNKTPQDAAGSTDIAHLIKTAGSAEAVIQYLLKEKQSQSQQNSQLWRLVDKQRAMILGLNKDLERALKDKEKYRKKLKEVLGDAEAPFVPAVPAASSMQGPARHETGEASAIPKERVLEVPASPGLDAPKHSPIDVSMAPYPITPPADQMTLLLPPSTVGDLLDPSHSMPKASEHALDQYDHEAQEREAEEAAKETTDDQVDLRINLDLPPSRQTPREPPKMPPPKLPVGLPDRSPKPEDGVSKFPLPPAPPPRKPPPAPLQLKNMNPTPAIVAPEEAETDTDYDDILEVDEIPHHERRGRRRTREEDERDREIMAQKEAEMRSLSKKSKKSSSRKNTPEEEPPLPAEMPEMPASPRLVQTTKVLPPREPASLAGVLSGNSDSLAPPMALMSPGLPASPRPMPLKSPVTSPPLSPLGISTFAGAPLSPRPPREPLALKSPRPLLIVKQEAQISGEASPTSSTMDSPLERTKIFKGFVTEEYPDLLLPPNALPHITLKVASSRMKPSRASLLSLTQLEEDPVFTLAVSSRADGGELWRVEKDTASLAKLDSRLKQCPAFTAKTPDRSLFSGHAPAKLDARRVALNQYLEELLNTPLDTATALELCKYLSSNTLPPNADETGSSRSDANTESQRTGPGGRPFRTGYLTKRGKNFGGWKARYFILDGPLLKYYETPGGAHLGTVKLQKAQIGKQSHHNNDGSPARPKDDEAENQYRHAFLILERKKKDPNSTTRHVLCAESDLERDQWVDALLRWVDYEDPEDEDNAKKEHPHDRHSAHADRANASKKKGQGKQNSIADDKLIGVSYEATRQGDSPQGVPIKGAPSGQDHESTHSQSTASSYTISGPRDPQMMTSSESWGNKLAMATQQLSQEEKKARKRSFFGFGPKARNSGDGQDSIFGSDGGSIANGQTGNGYNGPVRQVFGASLAEAVRYCAPADVRVPLPAVVYRCIQYLEHKNATSEEGIFRLSGSSVVIKQLKERFNTEGDINLVTDPQYYDIHAVASLLKLYLRELPITILTNDLRLEFIATIEITNQKQKHALLAELVDRLPQANAALLKYLISFLIKIINNASVNKMTVRNVGIVFSPTLNIPAPIFAAFLQNFEPIFGVDPTEYELPTTEPDNLQPQPRRPSLPSSFTSDAPRRPSDPRPSTSHSDSPHRHRLMESLDSLPNRSTPTPPPLSMQQMAQMNAATMHSRSTPTPPPQRPGVVYEPQLMAPPQQQQQGGHFSMRPAYEGSFNAPPPNFDPTQMQHPGALRPSPGYDRPVYESGLSPAPYEHSYKNRRESSMFMGNLNQQPSKSRLRE, encoded by the exons ATGTCACAGCTCGACCAcgaccaacatcaccaccaccccgacgGCCGCTCTTCTGTGGCCTCAACTCCACCCCGATCTATGGACTCTTCTTTCCAGGACAGCCCTACTATTGGGAGAACACAAGTACTGACCCACGGCTACTCGTCCAATAgcccatcttcctcgcccttgTCGGCGGCGAACCCTAG GTCCAGGCCGAAACCCGCACCGAGCCCGTTGCACTCGAGCAGCGTTGTTTCTCCGCCCACGAGTCCCGGCCCAACGAGAGCCGAGTTCCCATCTGCAGCCTCCGTCCCACGGATTGTAACGACGGCCCCCGAGGACCGCCAGGCGCAGGCATCCGAGAAAACATACTTTAACAGTGACTCCTCGGGTAGCACCACCCCAGAGGAGAGAAGTCCAGG ACCggctccctcttcctcccagcagTTCCCGAATGAGGCGCGCAGTGCCTCCGACCCCGTCGTAGCCGCCAAGGGCCCCTCAGGAGGACTTACTCAAAGCCAGTCTACACCCTCGATCATGGCCGGTCCGTCGAGCGTGCGGGCAGAGCCCGCCAAGGGTCCAGCGAGAAACTCTTCCATGGATTCCGCCATTTCTCAAATTTCATCGAGGTCGACTCCGAATAAGACGCCGCAGGACGCTGCTGGGTCGACGGATATTGCACACCTAATCAAGACGGCCGGCAGTGCCGAAGCGGTCATTCAGTACTTGTTGAAGGAAAAACAGTCCCAATCGCAACAAAATTCGCAGTTATGGCGGCTTGTTGACAAGCAAAGGGCCATGATTCTAGGCCTTAATAAGGATCTGGAGCGGGCGTTgaaggacaaagaaaagTACAGGAAAAAGCTGAAGGAAGTTCTAGGTGACGCAGAAGCACCGTTTGTCCCGGCCGTTCCAGCGGCGAGCTCCATGCAAGGGCCAGCCAGACACGAAACCGGCGAAGCGAGTGCCATTCCAAAGGAGCGGGTGTTGGAAGTTCCTGCGTCACCAGGCTTGGACGCCCCAAAGCATTCGCCGATTGATGTTTCGATGGCCCCGTACCCAATCACTCCGCCGGCCGATCAAATGACTTTGCTtctgccgccatcaaccgTTGGCGATTTGCTTGACCCGTCTCATTCGATGCCAAAGGCAAGCGAGCACGCCCTCGACCAATACGACCACGAGGCCCAAGAAAGAGAAGCCGAAGAGGCTGCTAAGGAGACAACCGACGATCAAGTTGACTTGCGCATCAACCTCGATTTACCGCCCTCTCGTCAGACACCCCGAGAACCCCCCAAGATGCCCCCGCCAAAATTGCCTGTCGGATTGCCAGATCGGTCGCCCAAGCCGGAAGACGGCGTCTCGAAGTTCCCGTTACCCCCTGCCCCACCGCCACGGAAACCACCTCCGGCACCGCTCCAATTGAAAAATATGAATCCAACGCCGGCGATAGTTGcgccggaggaggctgagacCGATACAGATTACGACGATATACTAGAAGTAGATGAGATTCCGCATCATGAACGGAGAGGACGCCGAAGGACAcgagaggaggacgagcGAGACCGTGAGATCATGGCCCAAaaggaggccgagatgcGCAGCTTGTCCAAGAAGAGCAAAAAGAGCAGCAGTCGGAAGAACACACCAGAAGAGGAGCCACCACTTCCCGCGGAGATGCCCGAGATGCCCGCGAGCCCTAGGTTGGTTCAAACTACCAAGGTGCTCCCACCTCGGGAACCAGCGTCTCTGGCTGGTGTTCTCAGTGGGAACTCGGATTCTCTGGCACCGCCCATGGCATTGATGAGCCCAGGTCTTCCCGCGAGCCCAAGGCCGATGCCTCTGAAGTCACCAGTTACTTCGCCACCGCTCTCGCCCTTGGGGATTTCAACATTTGCCGGAGCACCTTTATCTCCTCGACCACCAC GAGAACCATTAGCGCTCAAATCACCAAGGCCGCTCCTCATCGTCAAGCAAGAGGCCCAAATCAGTGGTGAAGCGAGCCCAACCAGTTCTACAATGGATAGCCCTCTAGAAAGAACCAAGATTTTCAAGGGCTTTGTGACGGAGGAGTACCCAGACCTCCTGCTTCCACCCAACGCCCTTCCTCACATCACTCTCAAGGTTGCATCTTCGCGGATGAAACCTTCGAGGGCCAGTCTGCTTTCTTTGACGCAGCTCGAAGAGGACCCCGTTTTCACACTGGCGGTTTCGTCAAgggctgatggtggtgagctgtGGCGGGTTGAGAAAGACACTGCGTCACTTGCGAAGCTGGACTCGAGGCTTAAGCAATGTCCCGCATTTACTGCCAAGACTCCAGACAGATCTCTTTTCAGCGGTCATGCCCCTGCCAAACTTGATGCTCGGCGTGTGGCCCTGAATCAATATCTGGAGGAATTGCTCAACACGCCCCTGGATACCGCCACAGCACTCGAGTTGTGCAAGTATCTCTCTTCCAACACTTTGCCACCCAACGCAGATGAGACTGGAAGCTCGAGAAGTGACGCCAATACCGAATCGCAACGCACTGGGCCAGGCGGCAGACCTTTCCGGACTGGGTATTTAACCAAGCGAGGCAAGAACTTTGGCGGTTGGAAAGCCCGGTATTTTATTCTTGACGGGCCACTACTCAAGTACTATGAGACACCAGGCGGTGCACACCTGGGTACAGTAAAACTCCAAAAGGCTCAGATTGGAAAGCAATCTCATCACAACAACGACGGTTCCCCCGCTCGTCCCAAAGACGATGAGGCTGAGAACCAGTACCGCCATGCTTTTCTGATCTTGGAACGGAAAAAGAAAgaccccaacagcaccacgaGGCATGTTTTGTGTGCTGAGAGTGATCTGGAGCGTGATCAATGGGTCGATGCTTTGCTTCGCTGGGTGGATTATGAGGATCCAGAGGACGAGGATAACGCGAAGAAGGAACACCCCCACGATCGACACTCGGCACACGCCGACCGTGCCAACGcctcgaagaagaagggtcAAGGCAAGCAGAATTCGATTGCTGACGATAAGCTCATCGGAGTCAGCTATGAGGCCACGAGGCAAGGCGATTCTCCCCAAGGCGTGCCTATCAAGGGTGCGCCATCCGGGCAAGATCACGAATCGACTCACAGCCAGTCAACGGCATCTTCGTACACGATCTCTGGACCTCGGGATCCCCAGATGATGACATCTTCTGAATCGTGGGGCAACAAGCTAGCCATGGCCACGCAACAGCTTAgccaggaggagaagaaggcgaggaaacGCAGCTTTTTCGGATTCGGTCCCAAGGCCAGAAACTCCGGTGATGGACAAGATTCAATCTTTGGTAGTGACGGTGGCAGCATTGCCAACGGACAGACTGGCAACGGGTACAACGGCCCTGTGCGCCAGGTATTTGGTGCCAGTCTTGCCGAGGCCGTGCGCTACTGTGCCCCAGCTGACGTTCGGGTACCGCTCCCTGCTGTCGTCTACAGATGCATCCAATATTTGGAGCACAAGAATGCCACCTCTGAGGAGGGCATCTTCCGTCTAAGCGGGTCCAGTGTCGTCATCAAGCAGCTTAAGGAACGTTTCAATACCGAGGGCGACATTAATTTGGTGACCGATCCGCAGTATTACGATATTCACGCGGTTGCGTCTCTGCTCAAGCTCTACCTCCGCGAGCTTCCGATTACGATCCTGACAAACGACCTGCGTCTGGAGTTCATCGCCACCATAGAAATCACGAaccagaagcagaagcatGCTCTTTTGGCCGAGCTTGTGGATCGTCTCCCTCAAGCCAACGCTGCTCTTTTGAAGTATTTAATTTCGTTCTTGATCAAGATCATCAACAATGCCAGCGTCAACAAGATGACAGTGCGAAACGTCGGCATTGTTTTCTCCCCGACCTTGAACATCCCCGCTCCTATTTTTGCAGCTTTCTTGCAGAACTTTGAGCCCATCTTTGGCGTCGACCCTACTGAATATGAGCTGCCTACTACTGAGCCCGACAATCTTCAGCCACAACCGCGCCGCCCAtcactcccatcctccttcacctcggATGCGCCACGGCGTCCTTCGGATCCAAGGCCGTCAACCTCACACAGCGATTCCCCTCACAGACACCGTTTAATGGAGTCATTGGATAGTCTGCCAAACAGGAGCACGCCCACGCCACCTCCCCTGTCGATGCAGCAAATGGCACAGATGAATGCTGCGACAATGCACTCGAGGAGCAcgcccacccctccacctcagcGCCCGGGTGTGGTGTACGAGCCCCAGCTCATGGCgccaccccagcaacagcagcaaggtGGTCACTTTTCCATGAGGCCAGCGTACGAAGGCAGTTTCAATGCGCCCCCTCCCAACTTTGACCCTACGCAGATGCAGCATCCAGGGGCGTTGAGGCCATCACCGGGTTATGACAGGCCGGTGTATGAGAGCGGATTGTCGCCAGCGCCGTACGAGCACTCTTATAAGAATAGGAGGGAGAGCTCGATGTTTATGGGGAATTTGAATCAGCAGCCGAGTAAGAGTCGGTTGAGAGAGTGA
- a CDS encoding hypothetical protein (EggNog:ENOG503P83U) gives MDQNRPTLSTLPNELLAMIIEELVDESSKHSGGPSIKACRLVSRQFCDVSSRWLIPSVKVGHSNDSLARLDAISRHPAISRGVRTIEVVLSSYSTFWNPLGGKREFIDFQRKVLANRAKIFEVGKIITMTEKDNAILRKVHEVLRCWLYFQEPKRQPEPGGDLALHRECMDRYFGEFQRLAYEQKVLVDHRAMGTAVAEALSRMPWVAGLRFDDTCHYGRRRRGLSWETPETVVEGIYENTLLPLTRRDLEARGSVIVEEIPFYHHASGSVASPRPLSETIPRVLAAVGGVDQVELKSLVVNVDLIDLRRVFREVSDLREKLTAATRRLTDISIQQKAGYDDRSFWGLCCTSPNLKHYSVVLELGSHALDPLLEGPGSNEERKNLTVIQVKGARMTVSTLKRFLDTIPDALDRVELVGVEVVGGGWREVLDMLRAKTYRQTGDWPYPVRISQAVSPHPDHELHSTFEWVFQSDATWEPSDADVYVMRQSGVNPFAPEAGRFPLGGIVKW, from the coding sequence ATGGATCAGAACCGCCCAACGCTTTCCACGCTGCCCAATGAGCTTCTCGCCATGATcatcgaggagctggtggacgAGAGCAGCAAGCACAGCGGTGGACCTTCCATCAAAGCCTGCCGTTTGGTCAGCCGCCAGTTTTGCGACGTCAGCTCTCGCTGGCTTATTCCCTCGGTCAAAGTCGGGCACAGTAATGATTCTCTGGCGCGACTGGATGCGATATCACGACACCCGGCGATTAGTCGTGGTGTTAGGACGATAGAGGTGGTGCTGTCTTCATATTCTACTTTCTGGAATCCTCttggggggaaaagggagtTTATCGACTTTCAGCGGAAGGTCTTGGCGAACCGGGCAAAGATTTTTGAGGTTGGCAAGATTATTACTATGACTGAGAAGGATAATGCGATATTGAGAAAGGTGCATGAGGTGTTGAGGTGTTGGCTGTATTTCCAAGAACCGAAACGACAGCCGGAGCCGGGGGGTGATTTGGCGCTTCACCGGGAGTGTATGGACAGGTATTTTGGGGAGTTCCAGAGGCTGGCTTATGAGCAGAAAGTGCTGGTGGATCACAGGGCGATGGGAACGGCGGTTGCTGAGGCGTTGAGCCGGATGCCGTGGGTGGCTGGGCTGAGGTTTGATGATACTTGCCATTATGGCAGACGGAGGCGGGGGCTTTCGTGGGAAACGCCCGAGAcggtggttgaggggatTTATGAGAATACGCTGTTGccgttgacgaggagggatCTCGAGGCCAGAGGGTCTGTTATTGTTGAAGAGATTCCTTTTTATCATCATGCTTCGGGGTCGGTGGCCTCGCCTCGTCCGCTCTCGGAGACTATTCCTCGTgttttggctgctgtggggggtgttgatcAGGTAGAACTCAAGAGTCTCGTGGTGAACGTGGACTTGATTGATTTGAGGAGGGTTTTCAGGGAGGTTTCTGATTTGCGAGAGAAACTTACAGCTGccacgaggaggttgacaGACATTTCGATCCAGCAGAAGGCTGGGTATGACGATAGGTCTTTCTGGGGTCTCTGTTGTACATCGCCAAACCTTAAACACTACTCGGTGGTACTGGAGCTGGGATCACATGCGCTGGACCCGTTGCTGGAAGGGCCTGGTTCGAATGAGGAACGGAAAAACTTGACGGTTATTCAGGTGAAGGGTGCTAGAATGACCGTCAGCACCCTGAAGCGGTTTCTTGACACTATCCCAGATGCCCTGGACCGCGTAGAGTTGGTGGGTgtcgaggtggttgggggaggttggcgggaggttttggatatGCTCCGAGCGAAGACTTACCGGCAGACGGGGGACTGGCCGTACCCTGTGAGAATCTCTCAGGCTGTTAGCCCCCATCCGGACCATGAGTTGCACTCAACGTTTGAGTGGGTTTTCCAGAGCGATGCGACGTGGGAGCCGAGCGATGCCGACGTGTATGTCATGAGACAGTCGGGGGTCAATCCGTTTGCTCCGGAGGCAGGGAGGTTTCCTTTAGGTGGTATTGTCAAGTGGTAG